A stretch of Paenibacillus peoriae DNA encodes these proteins:
- a CDS encoding non-ribosomal peptide synthetase — MVHGMLADYPREKTIHQLFEEQVERTPDHIAVVFGDKHLTYADLNKQANQLAHVLRAKGLEQDEAVGIMVECSLEMIIGIFGILKAGGAYVPIDPEYPRERIRYMLTDSGANLLLTRLPIHQQTELASVVLDLMDERNYGKETGNLSSKQGSDTLACIMYTSGSTGVPKGTLTMHYNITRVVKKPNYIQFSTKDRILQVASFSFDGSTFGIYGALLNGGTLVLNSQDQTMNARELSSVLRTQKITKCFVTTALFNALVDVDPDCFATIETLLFGGEKVSVSHVRRAFARLGPGRLIHVYGPTESTVFSTYYHIDHLDENANTVPIGKPISNTKVYILDQEQHPLPQGVAGELYIAGDGLVKGYLNRPELTEERFIQSSWVPGGRLYRTGDLVQEQADGNIEYISRIDDQVKIRGYRIEPGEIESHLLKVDDIQQAAVIAREKEAGQKQLEAYFTATKKLTADEIKTALSIKLPNYMIPSFYIQLEQMPLTLNGKLDRKALLALEENMHGGAEYVSPKPGLETKLMDIWQDVLGVQQFSVLDSFFDLGGHSIHALTLMSRMERAGYHATLTDIYHYKTIRALADYLHSTQNNIVGSEKQQDIIKTTQELISWLHQETDGVYELVKYQVRDFIHEVRDIQVLYCDTVADVNHIMRIMDGKITQELLPHYIVPLHQKTKMADLYWTMDEEVFFQRLGLKSMDLDQVEGLCKLLENDYLKKDQWIKTGAVAQEYPLSGIQQMQISFDTPPSLGIFRLDECVNYDFLDQAFAHFVQSQGLLRSVPVQRDEWTYWREYVPSSDGLPKLNIIDVSDYNPCGPITDMINDYVTNTRFAEEHTLFHMFVLKRNLREHYVITIYHHAICDRVTSEVAERQLVAYYRSLLQNRPLPTDEVKPYVEYVNLIQSGPKGITEQELISAFNLEAFQKSKQNVFQAPNLRTCTEAYLFNVSIPAENPSLEFALSVYTRGLQTYLGMDKLPLLFLYDGRRYEEAAYYNTAGEFIDFVPMLIELKQNPDEMMQSVRSRLELLKHHTINFMHLLTSPDYKDKWERARTFAQFGKQYEQLDLFMFNYLGNSAKADSKYSNYYDETIIKQPNPLPIYSLFNCIASSYTDGLIFSIRCSYEIEVEEVRAAFYQAAGMASRIGEV, encoded by the coding sequence ATGGTACACGGTATGTTAGCGGATTACCCGCGTGAGAAAACGATTCATCAACTGTTCGAAGAGCAGGTTGAGCGCACACCGGATCACATAGCAGTTGTATTTGGGGACAAGCACTTGACGTATGCTGATCTGAACAAACAGGCTAATCAACTAGCACATGTTTTGCGGGCTAAAGGTTTAGAACAAGACGAGGCTGTCGGAATTATGGTCGAATGCTCATTGGAAATGATCATCGGAATTTTCGGGATTTTAAAAGCTGGGGGAGCCTATGTTCCGATTGATCCTGAATACCCGAGGGAACGTATACGCTATATGCTGACGGATTCTGGTGCAAATCTCCTGCTGACCCGGCTTCCAATCCACCAGCAAACAGAACTCGCCAGTGTTGTACTGGATTTGATGGACGAGCGGAACTATGGGAAAGAAACAGGGAATCTCTCATCTAAGCAAGGTTCCGACACCCTTGCTTGCATTATGTATACGTCTGGCTCTACAGGCGTACCTAAGGGCACCCTGACGATGCACTACAATATTACACGTGTTGTTAAAAAGCCGAATTACATCCAATTCTCGACAAAAGATAGGATATTACAAGTGGCCAGTTTTTCGTTCGATGGTTCTACATTTGGTATTTATGGAGCTTTGCTTAACGGAGGCACTCTCGTTTTGAACTCACAAGATCAAACCATGAATGCACGTGAGCTATCAAGCGTCCTACGGACACAAAAGATCACGAAATGCTTCGTCACGACAGCACTTTTTAATGCATTGGTGGATGTGGATCCCGATTGCTTTGCAACAATTGAAACCTTGCTATTCGGTGGTGAGAAGGTTTCAGTCAGCCATGTGCGTAGAGCGTTTGCCCGTCTAGGTCCGGGCCGCTTAATTCATGTCTATGGACCGACGGAGAGCACGGTATTTTCTACTTATTATCATATCGATCATTTGGACGAAAATGCAAATACCGTACCGATCGGCAAACCCATCAGCAACACGAAGGTTTACATCTTGGATCAAGAGCAGCATCCTCTGCCACAGGGAGTTGCAGGTGAACTGTACATCGCTGGCGATGGATTAGTTAAAGGTTATTTGAATCGTCCAGAGCTGACAGAAGAGAGGTTTATTCAGTCTTCATGGGTACCTGGAGGCAGGTTGTATCGAACCGGAGATTTGGTGCAAGAGCAAGCGGACGGAAACATCGAATATATCAGCCGGATCGACGATCAAGTGAAAATACGGGGTTATCGAATTGAGCCTGGGGAAATAGAGTCGCATTTATTAAAAGTAGATGATATACAACAAGCGGCAGTTATTGCCCGTGAAAAGGAGGCCGGTCAAAAGCAACTGGAAGCATACTTTACGGCGACCAAAAAACTGACAGCAGATGAAATTAAAACGGCTCTCTCTATAAAGCTGCCGAATTACATGATTCCATCTTTTTATATACAACTAGAACAAATGCCATTGACACTGAATGGTAAGCTGGACCGCAAGGCACTGTTGGCCCTTGAAGAGAATATGCATGGTGGAGCAGAATATGTGTCTCCTAAGCCAGGACTGGAAACGAAGCTGATGGACATCTGGCAGGATGTATTGGGTGTGCAGCAGTTCAGTGTTTTAGATAGCTTCTTCGACCTCGGTGGGCATTCTATTCATGCGCTTACATTAATGTCGAGAATGGAGCGTGCAGGATATCACGCCACTTTAACAGACATTTACCACTATAAAACGATTCGGGCACTCGCTGATTATCTTCATTCAACTCAGAATAATATTGTAGGGTCCGAAAAGCAACAGGACATCATAAAAACAACTCAAGAGTTGATATCTTGGCTTCACCAAGAAACAGATGGTGTTTACGAGCTGGTGAAATACCAAGTAAGGGATTTTATTCACGAAGTTAGAGATATTCAGGTGCTTTACTGCGACACGGTGGCTGACGTTAACCATATCATGCGGATCATGGACGGGAAAATAACTCAAGAGCTACTGCCACACTACATTGTACCACTGCATCAAAAAACTAAAATGGCTGATCTATACTGGACCATGGATGAAGAGGTATTTTTCCAACGTCTGGGCTTAAAAAGCATGGATCTGGATCAGGTGGAAGGTTTATGCAAGCTTCTGGAAAACGATTATTTGAAAAAAGATCAGTGGATTAAAACAGGAGCAGTGGCACAAGAATATCCGCTAAGTGGAATTCAGCAAATGCAAATTTCGTTTGATACACCTCCAAGTTTAGGTATATTTAGGCTGGATGAGTGCGTGAATTACGATTTTTTGGATCAGGCTTTCGCTCATTTTGTACAAAGTCAAGGATTACTGAGAAGTGTCCCGGTCCAAAGAGATGAATGGACTTATTGGAGGGAATACGTACCTTCTAGCGATGGTTTACCAAAACTCAACATCATTGATGTGTCGGATTACAACCCATGTGGTCCCATTACGGACATGATAAATGATTATGTTACGAACACCCGTTTCGCCGAAGAACATACTTTGTTCCACATGTTTGTGCTGAAACGAAACCTTCGTGAACATTATGTCATAACTATTTATCATCATGCGATATGCGATCGGGTGACCTCGGAAGTAGCTGAAAGACAGTTGGTTGCTTACTACAGGAGTCTGCTTCAAAATCGACCCCTTCCTACGGATGAAGTGAAGCCCTATGTGGAGTATGTCAATCTAATCCAAAGTGGACCGAAAGGAATTACGGAACAAGAATTGATATCAGCCTTTAATCTGGAAGCGTTCCAAAAAAGCAAGCAAAATGTCTTCCAGGCACCAAATCTTCGAACGTGCACAGAAGCCTACCTGTTTAACGTAAGCATCCCTGCTGAAAATCCTTCTTTGGAGTTTGCGCTTTCTGTCTATACAAGGGGCTTGCAAACTTATTTAGGTATGGATAAGCTACCATTGTTATTTTTATATGATGGAAGAAGGTACGAGGAGGCGGCTTATTATAACACGGCCGGTGAATTTATTGATTTTGTACCTATGCTGATCGAACTGAAACAAAATCCGGATGAAATGATGCAGTCTGTCAGAAGCAGACTGGAATTATTAAAACACCATACGATTAATTTTATGCATCTTCTTACAAGTCCTGATTACAAAGACAAGT
- the glsA gene encoding glutaminase A — protein MTSEWQRLQTKLPEWVEQSRHEYIHGKVAAYIPELSKAPANALGVVVMNGAGETVVAGDTEIQFTMQSISKVFTLILALMDNGEDVVFSKVGMEPTGDRFNSMLKLELVEPGIPFNPLINAGAIAISSLIRGNSPEEKFARVLQFFRLLTHNDTLEYDQDVYDSESATGHLNRSLAYFLMEKGILRGHVEDVLEVYFRHCAVKLNCTDLARMGLVLAYNGRDPVTGIPLIPRRYVQIAKTFMTTCGMYDASGEFAIQVGLPAKSGVSGSIMTMVPGRYGIGLVGPSLNRMGNSTAGVHLLETMSRDLDWSLF, from the coding sequence ATGACATCGGAGTGGCAGAGATTACAGACCAAACTGCCGGAATGGGTAGAACAAAGCCGTCATGAGTATATTCATGGCAAGGTAGCAGCATATATTCCCGAACTGTCCAAAGCCCCGGCCAACGCGCTTGGTGTTGTTGTAATGAACGGTGCAGGTGAAACCGTGGTAGCCGGGGATACGGAAATCCAATTTACGATGCAAAGTATTTCAAAGGTATTTACGCTCATTCTGGCCTTGATGGATAATGGAGAGGACGTTGTCTTCTCTAAGGTGGGTATGGAGCCTACCGGAGACCGTTTTAATTCCATGTTGAAACTAGAACTGGTTGAGCCGGGGATTCCGTTTAACCCACTAATTAACGCGGGGGCAATCGCGATCTCCTCTCTGATTCGCGGGAACAGTCCAGAAGAGAAATTTGCCCGTGTTCTCCAATTTTTCCGCCTGCTTACCCACAATGACACATTGGAATATGATCAGGATGTCTACGACTCAGAATCAGCTACAGGCCATTTGAACCGTTCTCTTGCTTATTTTCTAATGGAAAAAGGTATTTTAAGAGGTCATGTGGAGGATGTGCTTGAAGTTTATTTCAGACATTGTGCTGTCAAATTGAACTGTACAGATTTAGCACGTATGGGACTTGTACTAGCCTACAACGGCCGTGATCCGGTGACAGGTATACCGCTGATTCCCCGCCGCTATGTACAGATCGCCAAAACATTTATGACGACATGCGGCATGTATGACGCTTCAGGGGAATTCGCCATTCAAGTCGGACTACCTGCCAAAAGCGGCGTATCAGGCAGTATTATGACGATGGTACCTGGACGCTATGGCATTGGACTGGTTGGACCTTCTCTGAACCGTATGGGAAACAGTACAGCTGGTGTACACTTGCTGGAGACGATGTCTCGGGATTTGGATTGGAGCTTGTTCTAG
- a CDS encoding VOC family protein, which yields MTAHIHDNTKIGQVSLKVSNLERSIQFYTEVVGFQLLRQTADTAELTVDGKHALLILNYIENAVILPRQSAAGLYHFAILLPNRVALGLSLRNLLAHEIEIGQGDHDVSEALYIHDPDNNGIEIYTDRPHDQWKKDENGFYMMGTDPVDAEDLVAISENLPWQGLPQGTVIGHVHFHVSNLLKAQQFYCDVLGFDITCRYGSSALFVSAGGYHHHMGLNIWAGEGVPPAPEHAAGLDYFELIVPDQNELNAVVARLEAAGYGVQERDGAKYVADPFRIQIKLVNGQIS from the coding sequence ATGACAGCACATATTCATGACAACACCAAAATCGGGCAGGTTTCATTAAAAGTAAGCAACTTGGAACGTTCTATTCAATTTTATACAGAGGTCGTTGGTTTTCAGCTGCTGCGTCAAACGGCGGATACCGCTGAATTGACTGTCGATGGGAAGCATGCGTTACTGATCCTTAACTATATTGAAAATGCAGTTATTCTGCCGCGCCAGTCCGCAGCCGGATTATACCACTTTGCTATTCTTCTACCGAACCGTGTAGCTCTGGGCCTGTCTTTACGTAATCTGCTGGCTCATGAGATTGAAATCGGACAGGGAGACCATGATGTAAGTGAAGCCCTATATATCCATGACCCCGATAATAACGGAATTGAAATCTATACAGATCGTCCCCATGATCAGTGGAAAAAGGATGAAAATGGATTTTACATGATGGGAACAGATCCCGTGGATGCAGAAGACTTGGTTGCGATTTCCGAGAATTTACCTTGGCAGGGACTACCTCAGGGAACGGTAATCGGGCACGTCCACTTCCATGTGTCTAATTTGCTCAAAGCACAGCAATTTTATTGCGATGTGCTTGGCTTTGACATTACGTGCCGGTATGGCTCTTCAGCCTTGTTCGTTTCCGCAGGTGGTTACCACCACCATATGGGCTTGAATATATGGGCAGGTGAAGGAGTCCCACCAGCTCCTGAGCACGCTGCCGGACTGGATTATTTTGAATTGATCGTACCAGATCAGAATGAATTGAATGCCGTTGTGGCTCGTTTAGAGGCAGCAGGCTATGGGGTGCAAGAACGCGATGGCGCCAAGTATGTAGCTGATCCGTTCCGCATTCAAATTAAACTGGTTAACGGTCAAATCTCGTAA
- a CDS encoding DoxX family protein, which translates to MSSASKNISTIMRVALGILFLAHGIAKFQMGLGNVAGWFSSIGVPGFLGYVIAVIELVGGIALILGLLTRYVSGLFVIVLIGAIFTAKLSGGLMGNGQGAGYELDIAFILVALHLVFAPTTRLSLDSLIGRRESTEQ; encoded by the coding sequence ATGAGTTCAGCAAGCAAAAATATTTCTACAATTATGCGGGTGGCACTGGGAATTTTGTTTTTGGCACACGGAATTGCTAAATTCCAAATGGGGTTGGGTAATGTAGCAGGCTGGTTTTCCAGCATTGGCGTTCCAGGATTTTTAGGTTATGTCATTGCGGTGATTGAGTTGGTCGGCGGAATTGCATTGATTCTTGGATTACTTACCCGCTATGTATCTGGGCTATTTGTGATTGTTTTGATCGGCGCTATTTTTACAGCAAAATTGTCCGGCGGGTTGATGGGGAATGGCCAAGGAGCTGGCTATGAACTGGATATTGCTTTTATTCTTGTAGCACTTCATCTGGTATTTGCACCAACGACTCGCTTGTCTCTGGATTCGTTGATCGGCCGTCGTGAGTCAACCGAACAATAA
- a CDS encoding helix-turn-helix domain-containing protein, whose translation MSIGCNIRAARKRKNLSIQQICERTGLSQGFMSQVENNKTSPSIATLDSIANALNVPLAFLLLKDEERMQVIRKDERRKTLYGKNKLQVDHLGGQGNVKMMLVEMPPGSSTEEEHAHAGDEIHFILEGTVYVEQGEDTATLEAGDSFSWRAAIPHYVKNVGENNARILISVFLEADNDA comes from the coding sequence ATGAGTATAGGATGCAACATACGCGCTGCTCGTAAACGTAAAAATTTATCCATTCAGCAAATATGCGAACGAACCGGACTATCGCAAGGGTTTATGAGTCAAGTAGAAAATAATAAAACCTCCCCTTCCATCGCTACATTGGACAGCATCGCTAATGCGCTAAACGTACCTCTCGCTTTTCTGCTTCTTAAAGATGAGGAACGGATGCAAGTGATTCGCAAGGACGAGCGCCGTAAAACCTTATATGGTAAAAACAAGCTCCAGGTCGATCATTTGGGGGGGCAGGGTAACGTCAAAATGATGCTCGTTGAAATGCCGCCCGGCTCATCTACAGAAGAAGAGCATGCTCATGCAGGGGATGAGATTCATTTTATCTTGGAGGGCACGGTATACGTGGAGCAAGGCGAGGATACAGCTACCCTGGAAGCAGGAGATTCCTTTAGCTGGAGAGCAGCCATCCCCCACTATGTCAAAAATGTGGGAGAAAACAACGCCCGAATTCTGATCTCCGTGTTTCTCGAAGCAGATAATGATGCTTAA
- a CDS encoding copper amine oxidase N-terminal domain-containing protein: protein MKLKRAGFQRLFVALLMLSLLLTTMHQAAAEATKQGAIASQSTQFIDIVINGQPIDSKAKPLLIDGKLMVPLKSLAEAVGATYHWDVKKKQITLQKWAEPLVLKERSRKNQQQLTFEVVSEEVYIPLRDVSLDLGYTLEKTNTQIQIQPPIHGKLKEQIYEGDLVAAREALIRINRSSVHPYIEPHRPNTELLSSVYMFPQGEALRYFTVNGDVLSLIEVKDGFPIVTYQGYVGAPFDKEFTMEYDPLGRFLENKAKNQWGTYPKINKPLIYEFTTGWGDSSTTFYGRITTDKKEELLGTTGDPITGLPANTKQIMKTFKLPWESRTDAQQVME, encoded by the coding sequence ATGAAGCTAAAACGAGCAGGATTTCAGCGATTGTTTGTCGCCTTGTTAATGCTATCCTTACTCTTGACCACAATGCATCAGGCGGCTGCCGAAGCTACTAAACAGGGTGCCATAGCGTCTCAATCAACGCAGTTCATAGATATTGTTATAAACGGACAACCTATTGACAGCAAGGCTAAACCTCTATTGATCGACGGGAAGCTCATGGTTCCGCTTAAATCTTTAGCCGAAGCTGTAGGTGCAACCTACCACTGGGATGTCAAAAAGAAGCAGATTACGCTACAAAAGTGGGCAGAACCCTTGGTTCTTAAGGAGCGGTCACGTAAGAACCAGCAGCAACTTACCTTTGAGGTTGTAAGTGAAGAAGTATATATACCTCTGAGAGATGTTTCGCTTGATTTAGGTTATACGTTGGAGAAGACAAATACACAGATTCAGATTCAGCCGCCGATTCACGGTAAACTAAAAGAACAAATATATGAGGGAGATCTCGTGGCAGCACGCGAAGCGTTAATCCGCATAAACAGAAGTTCTGTCCATCCTTATATAGAACCACACCGTCCTAACACTGAGCTTCTGTCCAGTGTCTACATGTTCCCCCAAGGTGAAGCATTACGGTATTTTACAGTGAACGGGGATGTGCTGAGTCTGATTGAAGTGAAGGACGGTTTTCCGATTGTCACCTATCAAGGGTATGTGGGAGCTCCCTTTGATAAAGAATTTACAATGGAATACGACCCGCTGGGGCGTTTTTTGGAGAATAAAGCCAAAAATCAGTGGGGAACTTATCCGAAAATAAATAAGCCGCTGATCTACGAGTTCACTACAGGATGGGGAGACAGCAGTACCACTTTCTATGGGCGTATTACTACGGATAAAAAAGAAGAACTGCTGGGTACTACTGGTGATCCGATAACTGGACTCCCGGCTAATACCAAACAAATTATGAAAACCTTCAAGCTGCCGTGGGAATCGCGTACAGATGCCCAGCAGGTGATGGAATAA
- a CDS encoding phosphodiester glycosidase family protein, with product MKPEVLPQRAAARRQKNKKKKRKGKFGRFMLRLFIVFLLAGIGGGAWLFLTPSGKDMRYLAADTLITTQHRHWAKYFIGEAEAKKRVAEYSARFEEMGEEKDRHTINLPDLIPTKVQQTPLVEVEEVSGRNYHGYVMTVHDPTKIRLGIPAKVGRGEHVSSMVERLGAVAGVNGGGFADPNWNGNGFKPIGVVISQGKIYYNDMGRNASVQIVGIDKQGKMIAGHYSLSELSKMNVQEAVTFQPRLIVNGKGLIRNASEGWGIAPRTAMGQRADGAIIFVTIDGRQPGYSIGANLYDMQNILLKHGAVIGANLDGGSSTVLVKDNAIVNKPSSEYGERYLPTAFLVFEHPETVSIPNIWEGLNPGDIDAAKKR from the coding sequence ATGAAACCGGAAGTCTTGCCACAGCGTGCAGCAGCTCGCAGGCAGAAAAATAAGAAAAAGAAACGAAAAGGAAAATTTGGTCGCTTTATGCTGCGACTTTTTATTGTATTCCTGTTAGCGGGAATTGGGGGTGGTGCATGGTTGTTTTTAACCCCTTCTGGCAAGGACATGCGCTATTTGGCTGCGGACACGCTGATTACGACTCAGCATCGTCACTGGGCGAAATATTTTATCGGCGAAGCAGAAGCGAAGAAACGAGTGGCTGAATATTCGGCCCGGTTCGAAGAGATGGGTGAGGAGAAGGATAGACATACAATCAACTTGCCTGATCTGATACCTACCAAAGTACAGCAAACGCCGTTGGTTGAAGTGGAAGAAGTGTCGGGTCGTAACTATCATGGCTATGTTATGACGGTGCATGACCCCACTAAAATTAGGCTCGGGATTCCTGCTAAAGTCGGCCGGGGAGAACATGTATCTAGCATGGTCGAGCGTTTGGGGGCTGTTGCTGGCGTAAATGGCGGTGGCTTTGCTGACCCCAACTGGAATGGGAATGGTTTTAAACCGATTGGCGTTGTCATTTCCCAGGGTAAGATATACTACAATGATATGGGTAGAAATGCCTCTGTTCAAATCGTAGGTATTGATAAACAGGGGAAAATGATAGCCGGTCACTATTCCTTGTCCGAGTTGTCCAAAATGAATGTGCAAGAAGCGGTTACTTTTCAACCACGTCTAATCGTGAATGGGAAAGGTCTGATTCGCAATGCAAGCGAGGGGTGGGGAATTGCCCCCCGTACCGCAATGGGGCAAAGAGCTGACGGTGCCATTATATTCGTGACCATCGACGGTCGTCAGCCTGGGTACAGCATTGGTGCCAACTTGTATGATATGCAAAATATTTTGCTTAAACATGGAGCAGTTATCGGTGCTAATCTGGATGGAGGTTCTTCAACGGTGCTAGTCAAGGATAATGCCATTGTAAACAAGCCTTCTTCTGAATACGGAGAGCGGTATTTGCCGACTGCGTTTCTCGTATTTGAGCATCCAGAGACCGTTAGTATCCCGAACATATGGGAAGGTTTGAATCCTGGAGACATTGACGCAGCCAAAAAGAGATAG
- a CDS encoding potassium/proton antiporter: MEQTTVINFIVLLLSGLLLVGVLTTKFSSRFGMPALVLFIAVGMVLSQFIYFDNAFITQLVGILALIVILFEGGMQTKFADVKPVIRPALSLSTLGVIITTVVIGVCAKFILGVSWMESMLFGAIVGSTDAAAVFSVLGGKNIKKRITSTLEAESGSNDPMAVFLTVTLIELIHHPEQSIWIHILLFLWEMGFGLAVGFVLGRLGVYAINKMNFDSSGLYPVMALAFAVLTYAAASLLEASGLLAVYVMAIVLGNSDLTYKRSIIHFNNGFAWMVQIMMFVLLGLLVFPDQLLGIAWQSLALSFILMLVARPIGVFLSLLFSRYSVREKTLLSWAGLRGAVPIVLATYPLLDEMDVGPLFFNVVFFVVLTSAIIQGTTISWLAVKLGLMDPNETSSPSLLELVSLGKTTSEINHIQVQNGMSIAGKAIQDIQLPEDILFTAIIRNEQIIAPRGTTVIEPGDTLYVLSPKLKRQQMKELFMLLEPEAAP, encoded by the coding sequence ATGGAACAGACAACCGTTATTAATTTTATTGTGCTTTTGCTGTCCGGCTTGCTGCTGGTCGGTGTGCTGACTACCAAATTTTCCAGCCGTTTCGGTATGCCTGCGCTTGTTTTGTTTATTGCCGTAGGCATGGTGCTCAGTCAGTTTATTTATTTTGATAATGCCTTTATCACACAACTAGTTGGCATTCTCGCGCTCATTGTAATCTTGTTTGAAGGCGGGATGCAGACAAAGTTTGCAGATGTTAAGCCAGTTATTCGACCTGCGTTGTCATTATCAACGTTGGGGGTCATCATTACGACTGTAGTCATTGGCGTCTGCGCCAAGTTTATTTTAGGCGTAAGCTGGATGGAATCCATGCTGTTTGGCGCTATTGTTGGTTCGACGGATGCGGCAGCCGTGTTTTCCGTTCTAGGAGGTAAAAACATCAAAAAGCGAATTACCTCGACGCTTGAAGCGGAATCCGGTAGTAATGACCCGATGGCTGTATTTCTCACAGTAACATTGATTGAGCTGATACATCACCCTGAGCAATCCATTTGGATACATATCTTGTTATTTTTATGGGAAATGGGCTTTGGTTTAGCCGTTGGTTTTGTACTCGGACGCTTAGGTGTATATGCCATTAATAAAATGAATTTTGATTCATCCGGTTTGTATCCTGTGATGGCATTGGCATTTGCGGTCTTGACGTATGCGGCGGCGTCGTTACTAGAGGCAAGCGGATTGCTGGCGGTGTATGTCATGGCGATTGTATTGGGAAATTCCGACTTGACCTACAAGCGATCTATTATTCATTTTAACAATGGCTTCGCCTGGATGGTGCAGATTATGATGTTTGTCCTGCTCGGGTTATTGGTCTTTCCCGATCAATTGCTGGGCATTGCGTGGCAAAGCTTGGCGCTCTCCTTCATCCTCATGCTCGTGGCTCGTCCAATAGGCGTGTTCCTAAGCTTGCTTTTTTCCAGGTACTCTGTGCGCGAGAAAACACTGTTATCCTGGGCAGGACTGCGTGGGGCGGTACCTATTGTACTCGCAACCTATCCTTTACTGGATGAGATGGATGTAGGACCTTTGTTTTTTAATGTTGTATTTTTCGTCGTGCTCACTTCTGCGATTATTCAAGGTACCACTATTTCGTGGCTAGCGGTGAAGCTTGGCTTGATGGACCCTAACGAGACGTCGTCTCCATCACTGCTGGAATTAGTTTCACTGGGAAAAACTACTTCGGAAATCAACCACATTCAGGTACAAAATGGGATGTCGATAGCGGGCAAAGCGATTCAGGATATACAGTTGCCTGAAGATATTTTATTCACAGCCATCATTCGGAACGAGCAAATTATTGCCCCGAGAGGCACGACGGTGATTGAACCGGGCGATACTTTGTACGTGCTTAGTCCCAAACTCAAGCGACAGCAGATGAAAGAGCTGTTCATGCTGCTCGAACCGGAGGCTGCTCCGTAA